The segment ATAAGGCAGGATTTGAATGGATAATTCATATTTTAGTATTGCATTTGCAATATTTGGGAAACACTATGTGAACAAACGTTCAAAGTATTTCTCACTTAGAAAAAACCTTATGAAAAGCAGGATCAACATAGGTTATGACAGGTACCTTTCAGGTGTCCTTCTAATGGCAATCATGAGTACTGTGTTAATGTCTATCCTGTTCAATGCGCTTCTGGCCATAATTCCAATTCCTGATATCTCTGGAATTGCACTTGGTTTCCCTGTATGGACCGCAAAATATGCTGCTTATAAGCTTCTTGCACTGCGCGTGTTCGGAGGCATTGGATTTGCAGTTCTCTGTTTCAGCAGTATCTATTATTTTGCCATATTATATCCGGCTATTGTAGCATCTGATCGAAAGCGAAAGATAGAACAGATGCTTCCCTATGGTATCAATTATATGTCTGCCATGTCCGGAGCAGGGGTTCTTCCGGTAGATCTGTTCCGTTCCCTTGCATCCAATGAGATCTATGGCGAAGTTGCTGTGGAAGCAAGATATCTTGTGCGTGACCTTGAAGTATTGGGGTATAACCTTGTAAGTGCAATGAAGAACCTCGCAGCTTCTACTCCTTCTCCAATGATGCAGGAATTCCTGCAGGGTTCAATTACCGTTGTAACATC is part of the Methanococcoides orientis genome and harbors:
- a CDS encoding type II secretion system F family protein, producing MDNSYFSIAFAIFGKHYVNKRSKYFSLRKNLMKSRINIGYDRYLSGVLLMAIMSTVLMSILFNALLAIIPIPDISGIALGFPVWTAKYAAYKLLALRVFGGIGFAVLCFSSIYYFAILYPAIVASDRKRKIEQMLPYGINYMSAMSGAGVLPVDLFRSLASNEIYGEVAVEARYLVRDLEVLGYNLVSAMKNLAASTPSPMMQEFLQGSITVVTSGGDLEPYFKIKADQYLIDNRQRQKEFLETLGLMGETYVTAFVAGPLFLIVVISIVALMGGADFMFLYLMVYGMIPIGTLMFIVLVSAMTPEE